The Oryza brachyantha chromosome 7, ObraRS2, whole genome shotgun sequence genomic interval ggcggcgccggcggcgaaggagaagaagaaggcgacgAGCAGCACCAGCGTGGGCGAGATGGCGGCGGACACGGCGTTCAAGAGCATCGGCGACGTGCTGAAGCTGCTGCCGACGTCGACGGTGATCATCTACGAGGTGCTGACGCCGATCGTGACCAACACCGGCGACTGCCACCTGGCGAACAAGATCGTGACGCCGGTGATCCTCGTGCTCTGCGCCTTCTTCTGCGCGTTCTCGCAGTTCACGGACAGCTACGTCGGCGCCGACGGGAAGGTGAGGTACggcctggtgacggcgaggggcCTCCTGccgttcggcggcggcgacggcggcgacgccggcagGGACTTCTCCAGGTACCGGCTGCGGTTCAGCGACTTCGTGCACGCCACCTTCTCGGTGACGGTGTTCGCCGTGGTGGCgctgctcgccgacgccgacacGGTGTCGTGCTTCTACCCGTCGCTCAAGGACCAGCAGAAGAAGCTGGTCATGGCGctgcccgtcgtcgtcggcgcgctCGTCAGCGTCGTCTTCGTCGTGTTCCCCTCCACGCGCCACGGCATCGGCTACCCGCCGGCGCAGCCCCCCACCACCTCTCTCGCGTCGCAGTGATCGATCCGTCGATCGATTCGCATGCCATGCCACGCTTTAATTTTATGATGAAAATTTATAAGTCTGGCAT includes:
- the LOC102709389 gene encoding protein DMP2, with protein sequence MEEGIEEETKAAAAAANKKAAAPAAKEKKKATSSTSVGEMAADTAFKSIGDVLKLLPTSTVIIYEVLTPIVTNTGDCHLANKIVTPVILVLCAFFCAFSQFTDSYVGADGKVRYGLVTARGLLPFGGGDGGDAGRDFSRYRLRFSDFVHATFSVTVFAVVALLADADTVSCFYPSLKDQQKKLVMALPVVVGALVSVVFVVFPSTRHGIGYPPAQPPTTSLASQ